A genomic window from Prunus persica cultivar Lovell chromosome G2, Prunus_persica_NCBIv2, whole genome shotgun sequence includes:
- the LOC18787645 gene encoding transcriptional activator DEMETER translates to MKFGGRFSFPQDEDLRFANAWVPVTPEKAISVKPHPILANPYANNPQGANWQQQQQETTGISSDRVQMGATYNGITQTVSPIEQQHANGGRYGYSYDVSLAEKTEMVDLITGSYSPGSFTELLCSGSSSWNNDPMTHLLHDQAAYVASENRNLSTSADIAANTALIPKFQPHLSNLGNSSGSFLLANQNFSNGSYPSSIVMGRSLAMDFPSQVDNSQRYSNSVHWLYSNQNPCSSSNPLNNGASSSQICQYGFPVPFLPSYDLINSLPRTEADAATSAASQLQFTTNQAKTLEIDELSTILKSFTSESASKEKGKQVKLVLSIGDEAVQKHSDGLLENIVESSSAAISTPYMETKDYGKEGDRGIDLNKTPQQKTPKRKKHRAKVVREGKPKRTPQHATPNINTVSNERRPAKRKYVRKNVQKESPGQLSHVPRGTIDPNAGKVAKSCTRVLRFGSQKSMDENPCRAVGQQEEMKQGNKRTFDLNIDCKGMHMGTGTDQVFRTNAAERIGAQNELMVENQIPGTMRNPTPSMTHILNNYPVQPEKQPSAAALATTKDVHMENLTVIRRQVENGNSDLCQRRCRDGYTPMQQQRDAQRIGHDVICAKTNGENLQSTGESIKLGGCQSVVKLLSIPSEARGSKRGYSGTIEHTHLSTNHPPSSLSCQEIFQMDRYQRNSCTRGEKFPESRKKQKSDNGYLSIYDMSSKVSPVEECLGKVEKKGENSVSSIGFASKLNNTLLSYSIESSRKIEGQNKGLNKFTSETYTHSMASGRSFLNQQNSSKSHSCQEFAQARSLSAHSSIETCNQLASSPSRKSFQQGNRQAFRTRHDNTTGKRQTVLTGKKEETVSQSVSSGTEKVLQEGDALYDNQKPSPQAIGFPIRTRYTISIDDITSQFNGLNLNGSCSKSIEHEKNVLVPYNAPGAVVPHDGTLKKRKPRLKVELDPETNRMWNLLMGKEGSVGIEETDEEKEKYWEEERKVFRGRVDSVIARMHLVQGDRGFSKWKGSVVDSVIGVFLTQNVSDHLSSSAFMSLAEKFPLKSSNCQAQDKVGMNLLVKAPQVRMTSPEDGTRWHEEVSSQPIYNRIFVALHEPAENQRGSETSGMEMNLVEAHSQYLEEEFAASQDSFQSSVTQAAIGIRSYSVPNSEAEDSITECQPNKIHMPLSTNQEMEKATTFQEFYQVNGSSVLTDGSNNGYIEYGKLKTRSDRIDDLNGTSSFTNLLNLHNRKMQVPFASSSNNQLYMYPDFGEPDPCGFGTFSQESISSWPPTASTFNIENGEKCESFSNEELSGSVVNASVQHNILWGSQNNYQPSSSNGCNHPSDYSHQCEGNQTFQLQNKSVRETPKYTELLGKKSGMHHARNEQLHSHGHPHNGTSTKISKGRKGKAVRKEQNGVDWDMLRKQVEGSGRKKERNEDTMDSLDYEAVRNADVIEISDAIRKRGMNKMLSDRIQGFLNRLVRDHGSIDLEWLRDVPPDKAKDYLLSIQGLGLKSVECVRLLTLHHVAFPVDTNVGRIAVRLGWVPIQPLPESLQLHLVELYPVLESMQKYLWPRLCKLDQLTLYELHYQLITFGKVFCTKSKPNCNACPMRGECRHFASAFASARLALPGPEEKSIVSSSSSIAAETNPTIGVTPMSRPPPENKSLQKVGTEINKCEPIIEEPATPEQEFTELSQSDIEDFPYEDPDEIPTIKLSVKELNSTIKYYLQGNRELRECDTSKALVCLNPDAAYIPGPELKFASRLRTEHQVYVLPDSHPLLERMDKREPDDPTPYLLAIWAPGQTSNSVPQPESRCGSQDKNKLCNEETCFSCNTKREENSQTVRGTILIPCRTAMRGSFPLNGTYFQVNEVFADHDSSYNPIDVPRQWIWNLPRRTAYFGASVMSIFRGLSTVGIQYCFWKGYVCVRGFDRKTRGPRHINPTLHMTASELTKTKKKGKR, encoded by the exons ATGAAGTTTGGAGGGAGATTTTCGTTTCCCCAGGATGAAGATCTTCGGTTCGCGAATGCTTGGGTACCAGTGACCCCAGAGAAGGCAATTTCAGTGAAGCCTCATCCGATCCTTGCCAACCCGTATGCAAACAACCCGCAAGGAGCAAATTGGCAGCAACAACAGCAAGAAACAACTGGAATTTCAAGTGATCGTGTACAAATGGGGGCTACTTACAATGGGATCACTCAAACAGTTAGCCCAATTGAACAGCAGCATGCAAATGGAGGGCGTTATGGTTACTCTTATGATGTAAGTCTGGCTGAGAAAACCGAAATGGTTGATCTCATCACAGGCTCCTACAGCCCAGGCTCCTTCACAGAATTGCTTTGTAGCGGCAGCTCAAGTTGGAACAACGATCCAATGACACATCTGCTTCATGATCAGGCAGCTTATGTTGCCTCTGAAAACAGGAACCTGAGCACAAGTGCAGACATAGCAGCAAACACAGCTCTAATTCCTAAGTTTCAACCTCATTTGAGCAACCTAGGAAACAGCTCGGGCAGTTTCTTGCTGGCCaatcaaaatttcagcaaTGGTTCATATCCTTCAAGTATCGTGATGGGCAGGTCCTTGGCTATGGATTTTCCTTCTCAAGTTGACAACAGTCAGAGATATTCCAACTCAGTTCATTGGCTATATAGCAACCAAAACCCCTGCTCAAGTTCAAACCCTTTGAATAATGGCGCTAGCTCATCCCAGATATGCCAGT ATGGTTTTCCCGTACCATTCCTACCAAGCTATGATCTAATAAACTCTCTACCAAGAACAGAAGCCGATGCTGCCACATCTGCTGCCAGCCAACTCCAATTCACAACAAATCAGGCCAAGACTTTGGAGATCGACGAGCTTTCTACAATACTGAAATCCTTCACAAGTGAAAGTGCTAGTAAGGAAAAAGGCAAGCAAGTGAAATTAGTATTGTCTATAGGAGATGAAGCAGTTCAAAAACATAGTGACGGCCTCTTGGAGAACATTGTGGAGTCATCATCTGCAGCCATTTCTACACCATACATGGAAACGAAAGATTATGGCAAGGAAG GTGACAGAGGGATTGATCTAAACAAGACACCACAGCAGAAAACACCCAAGCGAAAAAAACACAGGGCCAAGGTAGTCAGAGAAGGCAAGCCCAAAAGGACACCACAGCATGCAACTCCAAATATTAATACAGTGTCTAACGAGAGAAGACCAGCAAAGAGGAAGTATGTAAGAAAGAATGTCCAAAAGGAATCCCCAGGTCAACTGTCGCATGTTCCAAGGGGGACAATAGACCCTAATGCTGGAAAAGTTGCAAAGTCATGCACTAGAGTTCTACGTTTTGGTTCTCAAAAGTCCATGGATGAAAACCCATGCAGAGCAGTTGGTCAGCAAGAGGAGATGAAACAAGGGAACAAGAGAACTTTTGATTTGAATATTGATTGTAAAGGGATGCATATGGGCACTGGAACTGACCAGGTTTTTAGAACAAATGCGGCTGAGCGAATTGGCGCACAGAATGAGCTGATGGTAGAAAACCAGATACCAGGAACTATGAGAAACCCAACCCCTTCCATGACCCATATTCTAAATAACTATCCAGTCCAGCCCGAAAAGCAACCATCTGCAGCAGCACTTGCTACAACAAAAGACGTGCATATGGAAAATTTGACTGTCATACGGAGACAAGTAGAAAATGGGAATTCGGATTTATGCCAGAGAAGATGTAGAGATGGATACACTCCCATGCAGCAACAAAGAGATGCTCAAAGAATAGGCCATGATGTCATTTGCGCAAAAACTAACGGTGAAAACCTTCAGAGTACTGGAGAAAGTATCAAGCTTGGCGGCTGTCAATCAGTAGTAAAACTTCTCTCCATTCCAAGTGAAGCCAGGGGATCCAAGAGGGGATATTCCGGAACTATTGAGCACACACATCTTTCTACCAATCATCCACCTAGTTCATTGTCGTGCCAAGAGATATTTCAAATGGATCGCTATCAGAGAAATAGTTGCACTCGCGGCGAAAAATTTCCAGAGAGTCGTAAGAAACAGAAATCTGATAACGGATACTTGAGCATCTATGATATGTCTTCTAAAGTTTCGCCCGTTGAGGAGTGCCTGGGAAAAGTTgagaaaaaaggggaaaatagTGTCAGCTCAATTGGGTTTGCATCAAAGCTGAATAATACATTATTGAGTTATTCCATTGAAAGTAGCAGAAAGATAGAGGGACAAAACAAAGGGCTCAACAAGTTTACCAGTGAGACGTACACTCACTCCATGGCTTCTGGGCGTAGTTTTCTGAATCAGCAGAACTCATCCAAATCACATTCATGCCAAGAATTCGCTCAAGCTCGTAGCTTGTCTGCCCATTCCTCGATTGAAACATGTAACCAGCTTGCCTCATCACCTTCCAGAAAATCCTTTCAACAAGGAAACAGGCAGGCATTTCGAACTCGCCATGATAATACAACCGGAAAGAGGCAGACTGTGTTAACGGGAAAGAAGGAGGAGACTGTATCGCAATCGGTTTCATCAGGTACAGAAAAAGTTCTGCAAGAAGGGGATGCCTTGTATGATAATCAGAAACCTTCTCCACAAGCAATAG GGTTTCCAATAAGGACAAGATATACCATATCAATAGATGACATCACAAGTCAATTTAATGGCCTGAACCTCAATGGAAGCTGCAGCAAATCTATAGAGCATGAGAAAAATGTACTTGTCCCATACAATGCACCTGGCGCAGTTGTTCCCCATGACGGGACTCTTAAGAAACGTAAGCCACGGCTTAAAGTAGAGCTTGACCCAGAAACAAATAGGATGTGGAATCTCTTGATGGGCAAGGAAGGAAGCGTAGGCATTGAAGAAACTGATGAGGAAAAGGAGAAGTATtgggaagaggaaagaaaggttTTCCGAGGACGAGTTGACTCAGTCATTGCACGCATGCACCTTGTTCAAG GAGACAGAGGTTTTTCGAAATGGAAAGGATCAGTTGTTGACTCAGTGATTGGAGTTTTCCTTACTCAGAATGTTTCAGACCATCTATCAAG ctCTGCATTCATGTCCTTAGCAGAAAAATTTCCGCTCAAGTCGAGCAATTGCCAAGCTCAAGACAAGGTTGGGATGAACTTGTTGGTTAAAGCACCTCAAGTTCGCATGACAAGTCCAGAGGATGGCACCAGATGGCATGAAGAAGTATCAAGTCAACCAATCTATAACAGAATTTTTGTGGCACTCCATGAACCTGCAGAAAATCAGAGAGGCAGTGAGACATCAGGGATGGAAATGAACTTAGTGGAGGCACATAGCCAGTATTTGGAGGAAGAATTTGCAGCATCTCAAGATTCTTTTCAGTCCTCAGTCACTCAAGCTGCTATAGGAATCCGATCCTACTCGGTGCCCAACTCAGAAGCAGAAGATTCCATCACTGAGTGCCAACCCAACAAGATTCATATGCCTCTTTCAACAAATCAAGAGATGGAGAAAGCGACCACATTTCAGGAATTTTACCAAGTAAATGGAAGTTCAGTATTAACTGATGGATCCAATAATGGGTATATAGAATATGGAAAGCTAAAGACAAGATCAGACAGAATCGATGACCTCAACGGAACTTCTTCGTTCACCAACCTACTCAATCTTCACAACAGAAAAATGCAAGTACCATTTGCTTCTTCCAGCAACAATCAGTTGTATATGTACCCGGATTTTGGAGAACCAGATCCATGTGGATTTGGAACTTTCAGTCAGGAAAGCATATCGTCTTGGCCTCCAACTGCTTCCACGTTCAACATTGAAAATGGCGAAAAGTGCGAAAGCTTTAGTAATGAAGAGCTGTCAGGAAGTGTTGTTAATGCCTCTGTGCAACATAATATTTTGTGGGGTTCTCAAAATAATTATCAACCAAGTTCAAGCAATGGATGCAATCATCCTTCCGACTACAGTCATCAATGTGAAGGGAACCAAACCTTCCAATTACAAAACAAGTCAGTCAGAGAGACTCCAAAATATACTGAACTTCTGGGAAAGAAGAGTGGCATGCACCATGCTCGAAAT GAGCAACTACATTCCCATGGCCACCCACATAACGGCACAAGTACAAAGAtttcaaaaggaagaaaaggaaaggccGTGCGCAAGGAACAGAATGGAGTTGACTGGGACATGTTGAGAAAGCAGGTGGAGGGCAGCGgtaggaaaaaggaaagaaatgaagACACAATGGACTCACTGGACTATGAAGCAGTTAGAAATGCTGATGTGATTGAAATTTCTGATGCGATCAGGAAGCGAGGGATGAACAAAATGCTATCTGATAGAATCCAG ggatTCCTGAACCGACTGGTTAGAGACCATGGAAGCATTGATCTGGAATGGTTAAGAGATGTTCCACCAGACAAAGCGAA GGATTATTTATTAAGCATACAAGGATTGGGCTTGAAAAGTGTGGAGTGCGTCCGGCTCTTAACCCTGCACCACGTTGCTTTCCCA GTTGACACAAATGTTGGAAGGATAGCAGTACGACTAGGATGGGTTCCCATCCAGCCACTACCTGAATCACTTCAGCTACACCTAGTGGAACT GTACCCAGTGTTGGAGTCAATGCAAAAGTATCTGTGGCCAAGACTATGCAAACTTGATCAACTAACCCT GTATGAGCTGCACTACCAGTTGATTACATTCGGAAAG GTTTTCTGCACAAAGAGTAAACCAAATTGCAATGCATGTCCAATGAGAGGAGAGTGCAGACACTTTGCAAGCGCTTTTGCAAG TGCAAGACTTGCCCTGCCAGGGCCAGAAGAGAAGAGCATTGTCAGTTCAAGTTCTTCAATTGCAGCCGAGACAAATCCTACTATAGGTGTTACTCCCATGTCACGGCCTCCACCAGAAAACAAATCGCTTCAGAAAGTAGGTACTGAAATTAACAAGTGCGAACCAATCATAGAAGAACCAGCAACGCCAGAACAAGAGTTCACGGAGCTGTCACAAAGTGACATTGAGGACTTTCCCTATGAGGATCCTGACGAGATTCCTACCATCAAACTCAGCGTTAAAGAGCTCAACTCGAcaataaaatactatttgcaagggaaCAGGGAGCTCCGAGAATGCGACACATCCAAGGCTTTAGTTTGTTTGAACCCAGATGCTGCTTATATCCCTGGCCCCGAGCTTAAGTTTGCCAGTCGACTACGAACAGAGCACCAAGT GTATGTGCTACCAGATTCACATCCACTCTTGGAACGG ATGGACAAACGGGAACCAGATGACCCAACCCCATATCTTCTTGCTATATGGGCACCAG GTCAAACTTCGAATTCAGTTCCACAACCAGAAAGCAGGTGTGGCTCCcaggacaaaaataaattgtgcAATGAGGAGACATGCTTTTCATGCAATACtaaaagggaagaaaattcGCAAACAGTCAGAGGCACAATTTTG ATACCTTGTAGAACAGCAATGAGAGGGAGTTTTCCGCTCAATGGAACATACTTTCAAGTTAATGAG GTGTTCGCTGATCATGATTCTAGCTACAATCCAATTGATGTTCCAAGGCAGTGGATATGGAATTTGCCAAGACGGACCGCATACTTTGGAGCTTCTGTAATGTCAATATTTAGAG GTCTATCAACAGTGGGAATTCAATACTGCTTTTGGAAAG GATATGTTTGTGTGAGGGGATTTGACCGGAAAACAAGAGGACCAAGACACATAAATCCCACATTGCACATGACTGCAAGTGAGTTGACCAAGactaaaaagaaaggaaaaagataa
- the LOC18787377 gene encoding uncharacterized protein LOC18787377, with amino-acid sequence MNKQFDDLVKKALGVNGLLVGDILHEDVMSKFWFQGLVDNLFAHLPNFLGDEYSGCSNVDFEQIMDCTSEFTTNEIFNSREELIRWAREVGRANGFVIVTLRFNQGGKGNKNPRVTLGCERYGEYRKRIPKKDIKDEDRRHAGSKKCGCPFELKGKKLEADDHWMLIVVNGLHNHIVAVHLEGHSFAGRLSFEETSLLLDMSKSLLRPNEILTMLKQRDYHNSSTLRMIYNARQRWRLLEKAGRSQMQQLMSKLSEHNYIEWHRSCPKTNIILDLLWTHPTCLDLLFAFPRILIMDCTYKINRYCMPLLEIVGVTSTNMTFCVGFIYLSSEREDNYVWALSVLRGLMDEIAMPDVIVTDRELALMKAIDAVFGTAKHMLCKWHINKNVLAKCKVECESKDDCNRFLVKWNSMVASPTEVNFKREARELLSEFSKYPDLLKYVIDTWLNPYKDKFVAAWIDKCMHFGNTTSNRQLDMTCALKRKTSECSYDAKMKLFHRRWMKSDATTQMILKKKLMELVAPQTTSHVEPFVNTKTRGGPGKKMDKSSRRDPSLFEVVDSPRLDGCSLSGLPPKVSAKQKRCIAPHYISYIVEFVDAFPQALRLYIDHVKDVAADGHCGYRAIVALLGYGEDGWVQVRRDLLNELESYSVHYSALYGSENRVYELKHSLAYFGLMQILIGG; translated from the exons ATGAATAAACAATTCGACGATTTGGTGAAGAAGGCTTTGGGGGTTAATGGGTTGTTGGTGGGGGATATTTTGCATGAAGATGTGATGAGCAAGTTTTGGTTTCAAGGGCTGGTCGACAACCTCTTTGCCCACCTTCCAAACTTTCTG ggAGATGAATATTCTGGTTGTAGTAACGTGGACTTTGAACAAATAATGGATTGTACTAGTGAATTTACCACGAATGAG ATATTTAACAGTAGAGAAGAATTAATACGATGGGCTCGTGAAGTTGGAAGGGCGAATGGTTTTGTTATTGTGACCTTAAGATTTAATCAAGGTGGAAAAGGAAATAAGAATCCTAGGGTTACTTTAGGTTGTGAGAGGTATGGAGAATATAGAAAGCGAATTCccaaaaaagatataaagGATGAGGATAGAAGACATGCAGGATCGAAAAAGTGTGGATGCCCTTTTGAATTAAAGGGTAAAAAGCTAGAAGCAGATGATCATTGGATGCTGATAGTGGTTAATGGATTGCATAATCATATAGTAGCTGTGCATTTGGAGGGTCATTCATTTGCTGGTAGATTATCGTTTGAGGAGACATCATTGTTACTTGATATGTCAAAAAGTTTGCTACGACCAAATGAAATTTTGACTATGCTAAAGCAAAGAGATTATCATAATTCATCCACACTTAGAATGATATATAATGCACGTCAACGTTGGAGGCTGTTGGAGAAAGCTGGAAGATCCCAAATGCAACAATTGATGAGTAAGTTATCTGAGCATAATTACATTGAGTGGCATAGGAGTTGCCCAAagacaaatattattttggacTTGCTTTGGACACACCCTACTTGTTTGGACTTGTTATTTGCATTTCCACGTATTTTGATAATGGATTGTACCTATAAGATCAATAGGTATTGCATGCCATTGTTAGAAATTGTTGGAGTTACATCTACCAATATGACATTTTGTGTTGGTTTCATCTATCTTTCTTCGGAACGAGAAGATAATTATGTATGGGCCTTAAGTGTACTACGGGGATTGATGGATGAAATAGCTATGCCCGATGTTATTGTCACAGATAGAGAATTGGCTTTAATGAAAGCCATTGACGCAGTGTTTGGTACAGCTAAGCATATGTTATGTAAATGGCATATTAATAAGAATGTGCTAGCCAAATGCAAAGTTGAATGTGAAAGTAAGGATGATTGTAATAGGTTTTTGGTTAAATGGAATTCAATGGTTGCATCACCAACTGAAGTCAATTTCAAAAGAGAGGCGAGAGAATTACTCAGTGAGTTTAGTAAGTATCCAGATTTGCTTAAATATGTAATAGATACTTGGTTGAACCCATATAAGGACAAGTTTGTTGCCGCATGGATAGATAAATGCATGCATTTTGGGAATACAACTTCAAATAG GCAACTTGACATGACATGTGcacttaaaagaaaaacttcgGAGTGTTCCTATGATGCAAAGATGAAGTTATTTCATAGGCGTTGGATGAAGTCTGATGCAACTACACAAATGATTCTTAAAAAGAAACTTATGGAATTAGTAGCACCACAAACTACTTCACATGTGGAACCATTTGTGAATACCAAGACTCGAGGTGGGCCAGGTAAGAAGATGGATAAATCTTCTCGTCGTGATCCATCCTTATTTGAGGTTGTAGATTCACCTAGGTTGGATGGATGTAGTCTTAGTGGTCTTCCTCCTAAAGTGAGTGCAAAACAAAAGAG GTGTATCGCACCCCACTACATAAGCTATATAGTTGAGTTTGTTGATGCATTTCCACAAGCATTAAGGTTGTACATCGATCATGTAAAAGATGTGGCAGCAGATGGACATTGTGGGTACAGAGCTATTGTAGCATTATTAGGTTATGGTGAGGATGGATGGGTACAAGTAAGAAGAGATTTATTGAATGAGCTTGAGTCTTATTCAGTTCACTATTCAGCACTTTATGGGTCTGAAAATAGGGTCTATGAGCTAAAGCACTCATTGGCGTACTTTGGACTGATGCAAATTTTGATCGGTGGATGA